The genomic interval ACGTCGCCGGGCAAATGGCGTCTGGCTCCGCCTGCTCCAGAATGTGTCCAAAGGCGTTGGTGATCTCATAACGGCTGGCCTGCAGTCCCAGCCCTTTCCGGATGGCGCGGGCCATGCTGGGCTTTTTGGCAATGATGACGGTGGTCAAGGGTGTGCTCCTCGCTTCTCTGCTTGCGCAGGTATAGCGAGGGGCGCCGGCAATAGTTTGGATTGACAACTGTGGTTGACATGCACCGTGAGTGTCAACTATAGTTGACACATGAAGGAAATCATCAAATCCGATATTTTCGATCGCTGGCTTATCGCACTTCGTGACCGACGAGCCCGAGCAAGGATCGAGGTGCGAATTCGGCGATTGAGCCTTGGTAATCCCGGAGATGTAAAACCAGTAGGGGAAGGCGTATTGGAAATACGGATTGATTACGATCCAGGTTACCACGTCTATTTTATGAGTCGTGGCCCATTGGTCATAGTACTGCTTTGTGCTGGCGACAAAAGCAGTCAGGACCGGGATATTGCCTTGGCCAAGAACATTGCAGCACAGTGGAAGGAGTGACGACGATGGACATCCAATTCAGTCGCTATGACACGGTAGACTACCTTCAGACCGAGGAAGACATGGTGGCTTATCTCGATGCGGTGATGGAAGACGGCGACCCTGCATTGATTGCCGCAGCGCTGGGGGACATAGCCCGCGCCCGCAATCTCAGCCGCCTCGCCCGAGAAGTCGGAATGAGCCGCCAGGGGCTGGACAAGGCCCTTTCGGGCAAAGGCAACCCCAGCTTGGCTACGGTCCTCAAGGTCGCCAAGGCGCTCGGGCTAAGACTGGCCTTTCAAACAGCCAGACAAGGTTAATTTTCCCGAAGGCCCCAGATAGAGAGCAGTGAGCGAACGATTGCGCCAATGCTGGCATCGTCAACGCTGGCGCTAGATGTCGCACAATACCATTTCGCCGAGTACTACTTCAAAATGGTGTTCGGCCTACTAAGGAGTCTCTGATTTAGCCATCTGATAGAATGGGCTGACCGAGTAGCGAGGAGATGCCATCCATGACCGGACAGATGACCTTTGCCGAGGAGCCCAGCCTGTCGCGACGCCGCAAGCAGACCAAGCGAGAACGCTTTCTGGCCGAGATGGATGCCGTGGTTCCCTGGGCCAGGCTTGTGGCCTTGATCGAGCCGCACTATCCCAAGGGTGGCAGTGGCCGCAAGCCCATGCCCTTGGAGCGGATGCTGCGTATCCACTTTCTCCAGCAATGGTTCGGCTACTCCGATCCGGGGATGGAAGAGGCCCTGTACGAGGTTCCCCTGCTCCGTCAATTCGTCGGTATCGACCTGGGCCGGGACTTCGTTCCTGACGAGACCACGATCCTGAAGTTCCGCCGCTTACTGGAGCGCCATGCGCTTGCTCAGGCCATCTTTGCCGAGGTGCAGGCGGTGTTGCGGGAGAAAGGGCTCTTTCTGCAGGAGGGCAAGACCGTGGATGCCACCTTGATTCACGCCCCGAGCTCCACCAAGAACCGAGACCGCCAGCGGGATCCGGAGATGAGCTCCACCAAGAAAGGGAATCAGTGGTATTTCGGGATGAAGGCGCATGTGGCAACGGATCTCCAAGGTATCGTACAGGCGGTGGACTTCACCGCGGCCAAGGTACCGGATCATCAGCGGCTGGAGGGGCTCCTTACCGGAGAGGAGTCGGTGGTCCTCGCTGACCGGGGCTATGACTATCCCCAGGTGCATGACACGCTGGTGGCCCGAGGCATACGGAACGCGGTAGCGCGGCGACGCTATCCTGGGCAGAAAACCGGCTTGGCGGCCCTCAAGCGCTACAACCGCGCCATTGCCCGGATCCGTGCCCGGGGAGAACACGCCTTCCGGGTGCTGAAGTGCCAATTCGGTTATCAGCGAACCAGATATCGGGGTCTGGCCAAGAACGGTGCTCAACTGACCACGCTCTTTGCCTTGGCCAATCTGTACATGCTGAGGAGATATCTCCTGGCCGCGTAGGGAGTGGTGTGCCCA from Acidithiobacillus caldus ATCC 51756 carries:
- a CDS encoding type II toxin-antitoxin system RelE/ParE family toxin, whose protein sequence is MKEIIKSDIFDRWLIALRDRRARARIEVRIRRLSLGNPGDVKPVGEGVLEIRIDYDPGYHVYFMSRGPLVIVLLCAGDKSSQDRDIALAKNIAAQWKE
- a CDS encoding addiction module antidote protein produces the protein MDIQFSRYDTVDYLQTEEDMVAYLDAVMEDGDPALIAAALGDIARARNLSRLAREVGMSRQGLDKALSGKGNPSLATVLKVAKALGLRLAFQTARQG
- a CDS encoding IS5 family transposase → MTFAEEPSLSRRRKQTKRERFLAEMDAVVPWARLVALIEPHYPKGGSGRKPMPLERMLRIHFLQQWFGYSDPGMEEALYEVPLLRQFVGIDLGRDFVPDETTILKFRRLLERHALAQAIFAEVQAVLREKGLFLQEGKTVDATLIHAPSSTKNRDRQRDPEMSSTKKGNQWYFGMKAHVATDLQGIVQAVDFTAAKVPDHQRLEGLLTGEESVVLADRGYDYPQVHDTLVARGIRNAVARRRYPGQKTGLAALKRYNRAIARIRARGEHAFRVLKCQFGYQRTRYRGLAKNGAQLTTLFALANLYMLRRYLLAA